The proteins below are encoded in one region of Methanosarcina barkeri 3:
- a CDS encoding DUF3344 domain-containing protein gives MTNRKLILILLTLILSSGVCLADNYVGGIPLTSVHSGTVSGGVYCDSYYGTGTQEIHTAKTIDKTFTLPANAKVEWAMLLTTVYCGHMQNNYQGKATVTFNDKTLGTENLNVPYTYITNGGNDGKAYVQVNDHVDRVTSDYMMYYDVTSLVKSGNNKATVHTEPSDNKFDGRIKLITLIVAYNDGSEKKIWYQVNRGHDPDTYYVDDNGETYVGSTAFQANLPSDASLTDATLTDLHMASTDGSYTFNGNALTSGKPQGTYCGLDSWDVKDSFKSTGTNALTYDRTDAFYKNALAILTAEYTTSSSDNGSGDNSSDNNTGDNSSDNNTGDNSSDNNTGDNSSGNNNGNNSSDNNTGDNSSDNNTGDNSSGNNNGYTGDKPLETYTHDTVKGDIIYDYGDSKYSGKISSGGTYTVNHNLKLPENATVKLARLYNYWTWSATGTTGVYPSMNLQFQNKALTPDAEYSDQKGWGSVYDYPSGTWAYDVTDLVKGSGNYTTVVTNANSETGNFVCFDGIGLLVVYEDSTGNETEYWINEGCDMVSTMSTSGGLTPEEATVKIPFDGSINLSNVDSAKLWTTVQSGGHDGIRLKFNEMNVSGVYDSTPYSDLDIDEARSVGNYLMADNNMAQIIPPSVTDNSGDYLAPSSAILSVSYKDGTNNDNGTSDNGTSDNGTSDNGTSDNGTSDNGTSDNGTSDNGTSDNGTSDNGTSDNGTCDNGTSSSGSDSATVSLTVNITPAICLQVTPNSVDFGTVKPGTPSESVPLTLKNNGHGNIKVKAEVEDQDDGPFSTGLVLDQNKCSEYSKTIASNTSETTKAQLDIPENYSSTGQFNGSLIFWAEAA, from the coding sequence TTGACGAATAGAAAACTGATTTTGATATTGTTAACTCTAATTCTGAGTAGCGGAGTCTGCCTGGCTGATAATTACGTAGGCGGGATCCCTCTGACTTCTGTCCACAGCGGAACAGTAAGCGGAGGTGTCTATTGTGACAGCTACTACGGAACAGGAACTCAGGAAATACACACTGCTAAAACTATAGACAAGACCTTTACATTACCGGCTAACGCCAAGGTCGAATGGGCAATGTTGCTTACAACCGTATATTGCGGACACATGCAAAATAATTACCAAGGAAAAGCAACAGTAACTTTTAACGATAAAACTCTGGGAACAGAAAATCTCAACGTTCCTTATACATACATTACTAATGGAGGTAATGACGGAAAAGCATATGTCCAGGTAAACGACCATGTTGACAGGGTAACCAGTGACTACATGATGTATTATGATGTCACAAGCCTTGTAAAATCCGGGAACAATAAAGCTACCGTACATACTGAACCCAGTGACAATAAGTTTGATGGCAGAATAAAACTGATAACCCTTATTGTAGCTTACAACGACGGTAGCGAAAAAAAGATCTGGTATCAGGTAAACCGCGGACATGATCCAGATACTTATTATGTCGACGACAATGGTGAAACTTACGTTGGGAGCACAGCTTTTCAGGCAAATTTGCCATCTGATGCGTCTTTGACAGATGCAACGCTTACAGATTTACATATGGCAAGTACAGACGGATCATACACTTTCAATGGAAATGCACTTACTTCAGGCAAACCTCAGGGTACTTATTGTGGGCTAGATTCATGGGATGTCAAGGACAGTTTTAAATCGACCGGCACAAACGCCCTGACCTATGACCGGACTGACGCGTTCTATAAAAATGCACTTGCTATACTGACGGCCGAATACACTACTTCGTCCTCAGACAATGGTAGCGGAGACAACTCCTCTGACAACAATACTGGAGACAACTCTTCTGACAACAATACTGGAGATAACTCCTCTGACAACAATACTGGAGATAACTCATCAGGCAACAATAATGGAAACAACTCCTCTGACAACAATACTGGAGATAACTCCTCTGACAACAATACTGGAGATAACTCATCAGGCAACAATAATGGATATACCGGAGACAAGCCTCTTGAGACTTATACTCACGACACTGTAAAAGGCGACATTATTTATGATTACGGAGACAGCAAGTATAGTGGTAAGATATCTTCTGGCGGCACATATACAGTAAACCACAACCTGAAGCTTCCTGAAAATGCAACTGTAAAACTCGCGAGACTCTATAATTACTGGACGTGGAGTGCTACAGGCACTACCGGAGTATATCCTTCCATGAACCTGCAGTTTCAGAATAAAGCTTTGACTCCTGACGCCGAATACAGTGACCAGAAAGGATGGGGCTCTGTATATGATTATCCAAGCGGTACCTGGGCTTATGATGTAACGGACCTTGTAAAAGGAAGTGGAAATTATACCACAGTAGTTACAAATGCTAATAGTGAGACTGGGAACTTTGTCTGCTTTGATGGAATCGGTTTACTTGTAGTGTATGAAGATTCCACAGGAAACGAAACCGAATACTGGATAAATGAAGGCTGTGACATGGTGAGTACGATGAGTACTTCAGGGGGTCTGACTCCTGAAGAGGCTACCGTAAAAATCCCATTTGACGGCTCTATAAATCTCAGCAATGTAGACAGTGCCAAGCTCTGGACTACAGTTCAGTCTGGAGGACATGATGGCATTAGATTGAAATTCAATGAAATGAACGTATCCGGTGTTTATGACTCGACTCCATACTCGGACCTGGATATCGATGAAGCAAGGTCTGTCGGAAATTATCTCATGGCCGACAATAATATGGCTCAGATAATTCCTCCTTCGGTTACAGATAATAGTGGAGACTACCTTGCTCCCTCGAGTGCGATCCTTTCCGTCAGTTATAAGGATGGAACAAACAACGATAATGGAACCAGTGATAACGGAACAAGTGATAATGGAACCAGTGATAATGGAACCAGTGACAACGGGACCAGTGACAATGGAACCAGTGACAATGGAACCAGTGACAACGGAACCAGTGACAATGGAACCAGTGATAATGGAACAAGTGATAATGGAACATGTGATAACGGAACCAGTTCATCTGGATCGGATTCAGCTACGGTATCACTTACTGTGAACATCACACCTGCTATTTGCTTGCAGGTCACACCGAACTCAGTCGATTTCGGAACAGTAAAACCAGGAACTCCGAGCGAGTCCGTACCTTTGACCCTTAAAAACAACGGACATGGCAATATAAAAGTAAAGGCTGAAGTAGAAGACCAGGATGACGGCCCATTCAGCACAGGACTTGTGCTTGACCAGAACAAATGTTCTGAATACAGTAAGACAATAGCTTCAAACACATCAGAAACTACGAAAGCCCAGCTTGATATACCGGAAAACTATTCGTCTACAGGACAGTTTAATGGAAGCCTTATCTTTTGGGCTGAAGCAGCTTAA
- a CDS encoding alkaline phosphatase family protein, translating into MKILECKTIDIAPTISRLLKIPMVPPTGRPIPEVESYAKERSCKRAVIIVVDSLGYSLYNHFSSIMKNLSNIAEKGLLFRCKSPATITSPAIASIFTGYLPEEHNIYSTMDIYTERTKDSENPRLKSIMEWACRAGMKASAVIESEGAESFRGRIKEYYGVPNSEDILDYDLKITNYALHALKEKPDILAVHLRTLDRFSHRAENWKELKKAAIAVDENLGEIYRHAEKGTIFFICGDHAIHGGKKWLKDAQGEDIKNHRQNFVALIVACNQEV; encoded by the coding sequence ATGAAAATTTTAGAGTGCAAAACCATTGATATTGCCCCTACGATCTCAAGACTCCTGAAAATCCCTATGGTTCCGCCAACTGGCAGACCAATTCCTGAAGTCGAGAGCTACGCAAAAGAAAGAAGTTGCAAAAGAGCAGTGATTATTGTGGTTGACAGTCTGGGGTATTCTCTTTATAATCATTTTTCTTCGATAATGAAGAACTTGAGTAATATCGCTGAAAAAGGTTTACTCTTCAGGTGCAAGTCCCCTGCGACAATAACCTCCCCTGCCATTGCATCAATATTTACAGGATATCTGCCAGAAGAGCATAATATCTACTCAACCATGGACATTTACACGGAAAGGACAAAAGACTCGGAAAACCCGAGACTGAAAAGCATTATGGAATGGGCTTGTAGGGCAGGTATGAAAGCGTCAGCAGTTATAGAGTCTGAAGGTGCGGAAAGTTTCAGAGGACGGATAAAAGAATATTATGGAGTTCCTAATTCCGAAGATATTCTGGATTATGACCTTAAAATAACGAACTATGCGCTACATGCCCTTAAAGAAAAGCCCGATATCCTGGCAGTTCACCTCAGAACCCTTGACCGTTTTTCCCATAGAGCAGAAAACTGGAAAGAACTGAAAAAGGCTGCAATAGCCGTGGATGAAAATCTCGGTGAGATTTATAGACACGCAGAAAAAGGAACGATTTTCTTTATCTGCGGAGATCACGCAATTCATGGGGGAAAAAAGTGGTTAAAGGATGCGCAAGGAGAAGATATCAAAAATCACAGGCAAAACTTTGTAGCCCTTATAGTAGCCTGTAATCAGGAAGTCTAA
- a CDS encoding RDD family protein: MQSYSDISRRLIASIIDISVIVFLFMFLELITETLDETFFYILFFLTMWVYFVFQESSTLKSTVGKQAVNIIVTDLNGNRISFTQATKRFILKILTVIPFFVGFLLILFTSKKQAFHDIVAKTVVFVQED; this comes from the coding sequence ATGCAATCATACTCTGACATTTCCAGGAGGCTTATAGCCTCAATAATCGACATTTCCGTAATTGTTTTTCTTTTTATGTTTTTAGAGCTAATTACAGAAACCCTGGATGAAACTTTTTTCTATATTCTGTTCTTTCTTACTATGTGGGTTTACTTTGTCTTTCAGGAGAGTTCGACCCTGAAGTCAACAGTGGGCAAGCAAGCTGTGAACATTATTGTTACTGACCTTAACGGAAACAGAATTTCCTTTACGCAGGCAACAAAGCGTTTTATTCTGAAAATTCTTACTGTAATTCCCTTTTTTGTAGGATTTCTACTTATCCTTTTTACCTCAAAAAAGCAGGCTTTTCACGATATTGTTGCAAAGACAGTGGTGTTTGTTCAGGAAGATTGA
- a CDS encoding DUF373 family protein produces MQTLVICIDRDNDLGEKAKLETPIVGREANVQAAVALGIADPEDSDTNTIFGGIKILDELRAKGTDAEIVSFAGDKNVGVISDQKIAEQLETFLNVNDVQRAIFVSDGAEDETLVPIVQSRMRIDSVKRIVIMQSQNLESTYYILKHVFSDPKISQTFFVPLGLAFLIYAIFLLARYPDGAVVGILAAVGLYMLYRGFGLDDLVALEKEKLWDAFLEQRMVFISYMAALLTTLVATAYGATEVWRLYSADGVWYQGILTLISVFINASVWWYAGAILLANFGKIFDLRMENKPIYKNVAISLFVIATGLLFWGASTYILATASLSKGATSDATLALQYFVYSVAVAILIALAGIKYSVSNQVSENEEKGRGRRKKKLA; encoded by the coding sequence ATGCAGACCTTAGTTATATGCATAGACAGAGATAACGATCTGGGCGAAAAAGCAAAACTCGAAACCCCGATAGTAGGACGGGAGGCAAATGTTCAGGCTGCCGTCGCACTTGGGATCGCAGACCCGGAGGATTCTGACACAAATACGATTTTCGGCGGAATCAAGATTCTTGATGAGTTACGGGCAAAAGGAACTGATGCTGAGATAGTTTCTTTTGCAGGAGACAAAAATGTTGGAGTGATCTCGGACCAGAAAATTGCCGAGCAGCTTGAAACATTCCTCAATGTGAATGATGTGCAGAGAGCAATATTCGTCTCGGACGGGGCAGAAGACGAAACGCTTGTACCTATTGTCCAATCCCGTATGAGAATTGACTCCGTGAAAAGAATCGTAATAATGCAGAGCCAGAATCTGGAAAGTACTTACTATATCCTGAAACATGTCTTCAGTGACCCGAAAATCTCCCAGACTTTCTTTGTACCTTTAGGACTCGCTTTTCTCATTTATGCAATATTTTTGCTTGCCCGTTATCCAGACGGGGCAGTTGTGGGAATTCTTGCAGCTGTAGGGCTTTACATGTTATACAGAGGTTTTGGGCTGGACGACCTTGTTGCTCTTGAAAAGGAAAAGCTCTGGGACGCTTTTCTTGAACAGAGAATGGTTTTTATCAGCTATATGGCCGCCCTGCTTACAACCCTTGTAGCAACTGCATACGGAGCTACGGAGGTATGGAGACTTTACTCGGCAGACGGGGTATGGTATCAAGGGATTCTTACGCTTATCTCAGTATTCATCAATGCTTCAGTCTGGTGGTATGCAGGAGCCATATTGCTTGCCAATTTTGGAAAAATCTTTGATTTAAGGATGGAAAATAAGCCCATTTATAAAAACGTTGCAATTTCTTTATTTGTGATCGCAACAGGGCTGCTTTTCTGGGGTGCAAGTACATACATTTTAGCGACAGCTTCCCTTTCGAAAGGCGCTACCAGTGACGCAACCCTCGCCCTCCAGTACTTTGTGTATTCGGTTGCAGTTGCGATTCTTATTGCCCTTGCAGGCATAAAATACAGTGTATCAAACCAGGTCTCCGAAAACGAAGAGAAAGGAAGAGGCAGAAGAAAGAAAAAACTTGCCTGA
- the mtnP gene encoding S-methyl-5'-thioadenosine phosphorylase: MEKVDENIEIAVLGGVGFNSYQEFESQPIHTPYGEVTAYLTTIKGKTIAVIPRHAGENHIPPHRINYRANIWAVHSVGAERVISTNSVGSMRGHPVGSFVVLDDFIDFTRNRPSTFYDDRTVHVDVSEPYCPEIRTALRAALEKQGLSYTEGIYACTEGPRFETRAEIRMMSQFADVVGMTGVPEVNLAKELSLCYASLAIITNQACGMTTQKLTADEVTDVVGKAQDAIFEIISDTIENIPKTRNCRCRFAKEGACL; the protein is encoded by the coding sequence ATGGAAAAAGTAGATGAAAACATTGAGATAGCGGTGCTAGGTGGCGTTGGTTTTAACTCTTATCAGGAATTCGAAAGCCAGCCAATACATACTCCATATGGAGAAGTCACAGCTTATCTTACTACTATAAAAGGGAAAACAATTGCAGTAATCCCCAGGCATGCAGGAGAAAATCATATTCCTCCTCACAGGATTAATTACAGAGCCAATATCTGGGCTGTGCACTCAGTCGGAGCAGAACGTGTAATCTCCACGAACTCCGTAGGCTCAATGAGAGGACATCCGGTGGGCAGCTTTGTAGTACTTGATGATTTCATAGACTTTACCCGAAACCGACCTTCTACCTTTTATGATGACAGAACCGTACATGTCGATGTATCTGAACCTTACTGCCCTGAGATCAGGACAGCTCTTAGAGCCGCTCTGGAAAAACAGGGACTGTCCTATACCGAAGGAATTTATGCCTGTACGGAAGGTCCGCGTTTTGAGACCAGGGCCGAAATCCGCATGATGAGTCAATTTGCAGATGTCGTGGGCATGACAGGCGTACCTGAAGTGAACCTTGCAAAAGAACTCAGCCTCTGTTACGCTTCTCTTGCTATTATCACAAATCAGGCCTGCGGAATGACCACACAGAAACTGACAGCTGATGAAGTCACTGATGTTGTGGGAAAAGCTCAGGACGCAATCTTTGAGATTATTTCGGACACTATAGAAAACATTCCGAAAACTCGAAACTGCAGATGCAGATTTGCAAAGGAAGGAGCCTGTTTGTGA
- a CDS encoding DUF5814 domain-containing protein: MMLWVLGYAEKSKIKVMAIKDRMKQPLYMAELLIKDSYKGPRPLKIRLLTGKKKEEFIPPQQFIELLRSANRIMLAEGGDPANEAAFLEMLEGFQLKADKVKICKHCWINGRFNFVNSKSIKYNNELICLDCAKEELLRAVRSAGVQYGEKSIDFLEQVLSKTRDLDRTIRMLSPERLDPEFTRYDTIRTNPDSATVRVKSLPLQKKFKEMLLEKSETLLPVQALSIEAGLLEGKNQFVVSATATGKTLIGEMAGIHNILDKKGKMLYLVPLVALANQKYDQFKERYSKLGLTTSIKIGAILIKTSQRVKMQTSPGADIIVGTYEGIDHMLRSGNADFLGKIGTVVVDEVHTLEDQERGHRLDGLIGRLRYVAPEAQFIYLSATVANPSGYAKKLGAQLVRYEHRPVPIDRHLLFCQENEKAKLISQLAKEEYSMLSSKKHRGQTIVFTNSRRNCHKLAGALSIHAAPYHAGLSQYERKKVETRFAKGELPVVVTTAALAAGVDFPASQVIFESLAMGIDWISVQDFLQMSGRAGRPDYHDRGVVVLMPVPGKSYSSSQSDTEEEVAIKLLQGEMLSAGVQYGETEQLEEVLASVAVTSSVQDLKMIHNQMFGSYDLNKLVLRLQSYRFVERKGNRITLTRFGKIISAHFLEVSKAFLIRDAVLGENEPLKIATNMEFFDAAYFKYANQIGSSLHVNMPSRIFQGATLDIIFDGESLSHLDAKIQGLLLDFASDFLTCKCKDSPYCGCAEQKFSEKIIKLRTEGLEPGQIIKKLEDKYGISAYQGDVFGYLDNAVRNLDAVELIAKVHSKKGVAEEAKKLKKKVQG, encoded by the coding sequence ATCATGCTCTGGGTCCTAGGTTACGCTGAAAAATCAAAGATAAAAGTTATGGCTATAAAGGACCGGATGAAACAGCCGCTTTATATGGCCGAGCTCCTCATAAAAGATAGTTACAAAGGACCGCGCCCTCTTAAAATCAGGCTCCTCACCGGCAAGAAAAAGGAAGAATTCATTCCTCCACAGCAATTTATAGAGCTCCTGCGTAGTGCAAACCGAATAATGCTCGCAGAGGGAGGAGATCCTGCAAATGAGGCTGCTTTTCTGGAAATGCTTGAAGGTTTTCAACTTAAAGCTGATAAAGTAAAAATTTGTAAACATTGCTGGATAAATGGACGTTTCAACTTTGTAAACAGTAAATCCATTAAGTACAATAACGAACTGATCTGTCTGGATTGTGCAAAAGAAGAACTTTTGCGTGCAGTCCGTTCGGCTGGTGTGCAGTATGGAGAAAAATCCATAGATTTCCTAGAACAGGTGCTCTCAAAAACCCGAGATCTTGACAGGACTATCCGAATGTTGAGCCCTGAAAGGCTGGACCCTGAGTTCACACGTTACGATACTATAAGGACAAATCCCGACAGTGCTACAGTCAGGGTAAAAAGCCTGCCCCTTCAAAAGAAATTCAAGGAGATGCTGCTTGAAAAATCCGAAACCCTGCTGCCTGTTCAGGCATTATCGATAGAAGCAGGACTTCTGGAAGGAAAAAACCAGTTTGTAGTCTCGGCAACAGCAACCGGAAAGACCCTTATAGGGGAGATGGCAGGAATCCATAACATTCTTGATAAAAAAGGAAAAATGCTTTATCTCGTTCCCCTGGTTGCACTTGCAAACCAGAAGTACGACCAGTTCAAAGAGCGTTATTCAAAGCTCGGGCTCACAACTTCCATAAAGATCGGTGCAATTCTCATAAAAACTTCTCAACGCGTGAAGATGCAGACCAGCCCTGGTGCGGATATCATAGTAGGGACTTACGAGGGCATAGACCACATGCTTCGGTCGGGAAATGCCGATTTTCTTGGTAAAATCGGAACTGTAGTAGTGGACGAAGTCCATACTCTCGAAGACCAGGAAAGGGGTCACAGGCTGGACGGGCTTATTGGAAGGCTGAGGTATGTAGCACCAGAAGCTCAATTCATCTATCTCTCTGCAACCGTTGCAAATCCCTCAGGTTATGCGAAGAAACTCGGAGCCCAGCTTGTCCGTTACGAGCACAGGCCGGTTCCTATTGACAGGCACCTTCTTTTCTGCCAGGAAAACGAAAAGGCAAAGTTGATTTCCCAGCTTGCTAAAGAAGAATATTCAATGCTCTCTTCCAAAAAGCATAGGGGACAGACAATCGTATTTACAAACTCCCGTAGAAACTGCCACAAGCTTGCAGGAGCTCTTTCAATTCATGCGGCACCTTACCATGCCGGGCTTTCCCAGTATGAGAGAAAGAAAGTCGAAACTCGCTTTGCAAAAGGAGAGCTCCCAGTAGTTGTAACCACGGCTGCTCTTGCGGCTGGAGTGGATTTTCCGGCTTCCCAGGTGATTTTTGAGTCCCTGGCAATGGGAATAGACTGGATTTCAGTCCAGGATTTTCTGCAGATGAGCGGCAGGGCAGGAAGACCTGACTACCATGATAGAGGAGTTGTTGTGCTTATGCCCGTGCCTGGAAAATCGTACTCAAGTTCACAGTCCGATACCGAAGAAGAGGTTGCAATTAAACTACTCCAGGGAGAAATGTTATCAGCAGGCGTACAGTACGGAGAAACCGAACAGCTCGAGGAAGTACTTGCATCGGTTGCAGTCACCTCCTCAGTGCAGGATCTAAAAATGATCCATAACCAGATGTTTGGAAGCTACGACCTAAACAAGTTGGTTCTGCGCCTTCAGAGCTATCGTTTTGTGGAAAGAAAAGGAAACCGGATAACGCTTACGCGTTTTGGAAAAATTATTTCAGCTCATTTCCTTGAGGTATCGAAAGCTTTTCTGATTAGGGATGCAGTACTTGGAGAGAACGAACCCCTGAAGATTGCAACGAACATGGAGTTTTTTGATGCAGCGTATTTCAAGTACGCAAATCAGATAGGAAGCTCCCTACATGTAAATATGCCTTCAAGGATTTTTCAGGGAGCTACACTTGACATAATTTTTGACGGAGAATCCCTTTCCCATCTTGATGCAAAAATTCAGGGACTTCTGCTGGATTTTGCTTCGGACTTTTTAACCTGTAAATGCAAAGATTCGCCTTACTGTGGCTGCGCAGAACAGAAGTTCTCGGAAAAAATAATCAAGCTGCGTACAGAAGGACTTGAGCCCGGACAGATTATAAAGAAACTTGAAGATAAGTATGGAATTTCAGCCTATCAGGGTGATGTCTTCGGGTACCTGGACAATGCTGTCCGAAACCTTGACGCCGTAGAACTTATAGCAAAGGTACATTCTAAAAAAGGAGTTGCAGAAGAAGCAAAAAAGCTTAAAAAGAAAGTTCAGGGTTAA
- a CDS encoding DUF3467 domain-containing protein, with protein sequence MTEDAESRENIESTASKKIKKGITIEFVKPENFRQIYAIGAAGGHSPYDFRIGFYNDTPKLFGDASESRVIQRSVETEVILSPVAALELSRWLTQHINEYESVFGPIARAIPRPRKESAKLADESTDLQGYI encoded by the coding sequence ATGACCGAGGATGCAGAATCCAGGGAAAATATCGAAAGCACAGCTTCCAAAAAGATTAAGAAAGGCATTACAATCGAGTTTGTAAAGCCTGAGAACTTCAGGCAGATATATGCTATCGGAGCTGCGGGTGGGCACAGCCCTTATGATTTCAGGATCGGTTTTTATAATGACACTCCAAAACTGTTCGGAGATGCCTCGGAATCAAGGGTTATCCAGAGAAGCGTAGAAACCGAAGTGATACTTTCTCCGGTAGCTGCACTTGAGCTTTCCCGCTGGCTGACCCAGCATATAAATGAATACGAATCCGTTTTCGGGCCTATTGCAAGAGCAATCCCGAGACCAAGAAAAGAGTCTGCAAAGCTTGCTGACGAAAGTACGGATCTTCAGGGTTACATCTGA
- a CDS encoding LSM domain-containing protein produces the protein MFPNKKVQKIVGSRIQVEMKGDLNLLEGTLKSVDDYMNLHLVDTMEIVKGEKVRSLGSVVLRGNNIILITPVEE, from the coding sequence TTGTTCCCAAATAAAAAAGTTCAGAAAATTGTTGGATCAAGAATCCAGGTAGAAATGAAAGGCGACCTTAATCTGCTTGAAGGCACTCTTAAGAGCGTGGATGACTATATGAACCTTCATCTCGTGGACACCATGGAGATTGTAAAAGGAGAAAAAGTTCGTTCCCTTGGTTCAGTAGTACTTCGTGGTAATAACATTATACTGATCACTCCTGTAGAAGAATAA
- a CDS encoding AsnC family transcriptional regulator, with protein MDLEEEAYNIIKRHKEGVFQNVIWKELDIDSRKCSRIIKKLLDKDLIIREIGVSNGARTYLLKAKEEVKEKYDLLLSGPLFSACTGCTGDCQPEYCGRLSEWIGNLIQEEDRSEDIGDMESDIEDEEEAEEEM; from the coding sequence ATGGATCTTGAAGAAGAAGCCTATAACATAATAAAAAGACATAAAGAAGGCGTTTTCCAGAACGTAATCTGGAAAGAGCTGGATATCGACAGCAGAAAATGTTCCAGAATCATAAAGAAGCTTCTGGATAAAGACCTAATTATAAGAGAAATTGGAGTCTCAAACGGGGCAAGAACATACCTGCTGAAAGCAAAGGAAGAGGTTAAGGAAAAATATGACCTCCTGCTTTCAGGACCTTTGTTTTCGGCCTGTACAGGCTGTACGGGTGACTGTCAACCTGAATACTGCGGGAGACTCAGCGAATGGATTGGCAACCTCATTCAAGAAGAGGACAGATCGGAAGATATAGGTGATATGGAATCCGATATCGAAGATGAGGAAGAAGCTGAAGAAGAAATGTGA
- a CDS encoding ABC transporter ATP-binding protein, with amino-acid sequence MIELKDFSYTYGTAENPVLKKINLEVRQGELLLVTGHSAAGKTTLALAMAGVLHHEIEGKTEGEIIFKDRNIKSFNGMKELSRHIGMVFDDAESQLIFTSVEEEIHSGLENRSYSKKELRHRLEEVMELCEISHLRNRAPHALSGGQKQKVALAATLALDTEVLILDEATAELDTKAVRRIFSILKRLKESGKTIIIIDHNIDDFLEIGDRVVLLEKGKIKAIKSPTDFSASSLAASSLSSEQEISETSRQNLYMPQNKVKERQPIISVKNLTQRYGEVLALDSIDLEIYLGELVAVLGENGSGKTTLVKHFNGLLRPYYGSVIIKGLETSKTPVNELVKHTGLVFQNPDNMLFEDTVEAEIAFGLNNINIEGLEAEKAISDSLELVNLEEKLRVFPRNLSRGERQRLAVACVIAMKPELIVLDEPTTGLDAEESDNMMHLIRKLQQEGHTIVMVTHNMQIVKDHAERVIRMADGKIIEDTRKETADSEQVNRGHIGGICA; translated from the coding sequence ATGATCGAATTGAAAGATTTTTCATACACCTACGGAACAGCTGAAAACCCTGTCCTGAAAAAAATTAACCTTGAGGTCCGACAGGGAGAACTGCTTCTGGTTACCGGGCACAGTGCAGCCGGAAAGACAACACTGGCTCTTGCTATGGCAGGCGTCCTGCACCATGAAATAGAGGGCAAGACCGAAGGAGAAATCATTTTCAAAGACCGAAACATAAAAAGTTTTAACGGCATGAAGGAACTGAGCCGACATATCGGGATGGTTTTTGATGATGCGGAATCACAGCTTATCTTCACAAGTGTCGAAGAGGAAATCCATTCCGGGCTTGAAAACCGGAGTTATTCCAAAAAAGAACTGAGACACAGGCTGGAAGAAGTAATGGAACTCTGCGAAATCAGCCATCTTAGAAACCGGGCCCCACATGCTCTTTCCGGAGGGCAGAAGCAAAAAGTTGCACTTGCAGCAACCCTTGCCCTCGATACCGAAGTCCTTATCCTTGACGAAGCTACAGCCGAACTGGATACAAAGGCCGTAAGAAGAATCTTTTCAATCTTGAAACGGCTGAAAGAGTCCGGAAAGACTATCATAATCATAGACCACAACATAGACGATTTCCTCGAAATCGGGGATAGGGTTGTGCTGCTTGAAAAGGGCAAAATAAAAGCTATAAAAAGTCCGACTGATTTTTCAGCGTCTTCTCTTGCAGCATCTTCTCTCTCTTCAGAACAGGAAATTTCTGAAACTAGCAGACAAAATCTTTATATGCCTCAGAATAAGGTTAAGGAAAGACAGCCCATTATTTCCGTAAAAAATCTCACACAGCGTTACGGAGAAGTCCTGGCACTCGACAGCATAGACCTGGAGATTTATCTTGGAGAGCTCGTTGCTGTGCTGGGCGAGAATGGTTCAGGCAAAACAACCCTTGTCAAACACTTCAATGGACTTTTACGCCCTTATTACGGAAGCGTAATTATAAAAGGCCTCGAAACTTCAAAAACTCCTGTAAACGAGCTTGTCAAACACACCGGCCTGGTCTTTCAGAACCCTGACAATATGCTTTTTGAAGATACCGTCGAAGCAGAAATTGCTTTCGGATTAAATAATATAAATATAGAAGGGCTTGAAGCTGAAAAAGCAATATCCGATTCCCTTGAACTTGTAAATCTTGAGGAAAAACTGAGAGTTTTTCCTCGAAACCTGAGCAGGGGAGAAAGGCAGAGGCTGGCAGTTGCCTGCGTAATTGCCATGAAGCCCGAACTTATCGTGCTCGATGAACCTACAACAGGTCTGGACGCCGAAGAATCGGACAATATGATGCACCTTATACGAAAGCTTCAGCAGGAAGGGCACACAATAGTCATGGTAACCCATAACATGCAAATAGTAAAAGACCATGCTGAGAGGGTTATTCGCATGGCTGACGGAAAAATAATCGAAGATACCAGAAAGGAAACTGCAGATAGCGAGCAGGTGAACAGAGGACATATTGGAGGCATTTGTGCATGA